One Pseudomonas abieticivorans genomic region harbors:
- a CDS encoding aldehyde dehydrogenase family protein codes for MTIPFTHLDKLYIDGAWVGADGPPEAVLNPATEAVIGQAPSGDLGSADAAIAAARQAFDNGPWPWLSMAERAGYLRRMHAALVSKREQIAALIIAEVGCSQGVTYAMQVDMPLAHVLTAIEQSVCSDSQQIAVHTNPNPFNPAGPLLLGSGTVEREPIGVVAGITGYNFPFLLNLAKVFPALLAGNTLVLKPSPFTPYSALLFGQIAEEVGLPKGVLNIVTGGIEVGSQLSCDPRVDMVSFTGSETVGASIMSQAAPTLKRVHLELGGKSALIVRADADIPATALGAVAGLAVNAGQGCALLTRFVVHQSVREQFVQCAKAVAAQWKVGDPADPSVMMGPLIRASQRAKVEHFIASGRDAGATLVCGGGRPAHLDKGFFSELTLFDDVRNDMQIAQEEIFGPVGVVIGFDSDEQAIAIANDSRFGLAGAVASADAATAYALARRIRAGSVFLNGGSGGLPYAPIGGFKRSGIGREFGPNWLKEFTQEKSIIYPIGR; via the coding sequence ATGACTATTCCTTTTACCCACCTGGACAAACTCTACATCGATGGCGCCTGGGTAGGCGCCGACGGCCCGCCTGAAGCGGTGCTCAACCCGGCCACTGAAGCTGTGATCGGCCAAGCCCCCAGCGGCGACCTGGGCAGTGCCGACGCCGCCATCGCCGCCGCGCGCCAGGCCTTCGACAACGGCCCGTGGCCGTGGCTGAGCATGGCCGAGCGCGCCGGCTACCTGCGGCGCATGCACGCCGCCCTGGTGAGCAAGCGCGAGCAGATCGCCGCGTTGATCATCGCCGAAGTCGGCTGCTCCCAAGGGGTGACCTACGCGATGCAAGTGGACATGCCGTTGGCCCATGTACTGACCGCCATCGAGCAGTCGGTGTGCAGCGACAGCCAGCAAATCGCCGTTCACACCAACCCCAACCCGTTCAACCCCGCAGGCCCGCTGCTGTTGGGCAGCGGCACCGTGGAGCGCGAACCCATAGGTGTGGTGGCCGGCATCACCGGCTACAACTTCCCGTTCTTGCTGAACCTGGCCAAGGTGTTTCCGGCCTTGCTGGCGGGCAATACCCTGGTGCTCAAACCTTCGCCGTTCACCCCGTATTCGGCCTTGCTGTTTGGCCAGATCGCCGAAGAAGTCGGCCTGCCCAAGGGCGTGCTGAACATTGTCACCGGCGGCATCGAGGTGGGCAGCCAGTTGAGCTGCGACCCGCGGGTGGACATGGTCTCGTTCACCGGCTCCGAAACCGTGGGCGCGAGCATCATGAGCCAGGCCGCGCCGACCCTCAAGCGGGTGCACCTGGAGCTGGGGGGCAAATCGGCATTGATCGTGCGCGCCGACGCCGATATCCCGGCCACTGCCCTGGGCGCGGTGGCCGGGCTTGCAGTCAATGCCGGGCAGGGCTGCGCGCTGTTGACGCGGTTCGTGGTGCACCAGTCGGTGCGCGAGCAGTTCGTGCAGTGCGCCAAGGCCGTCGCGGCGCAGTGGAAGGTGGGCGACCCGGCCGACCCCAGCGTCATGATGGGCCCGCTGATCCGTGCTTCGCAGCGGGCCAAGGTCGAGCACTTCATTGCCAGTGGCCGCGACGCAGGCGCCACCTTGGTGTGCGGCGGCGGGCGCCCGGCGCACCTGGACAAGGGCTTTTTCAGCGAGCTGACGCTGTTCGATGACGTGCGCAACGACATGCAGATCGCCCAGGAAGAGATCTTCGGGCCGGTGGGCGTGGTGATCGGCTTTGACAGCGACGAGCAGGCCATCGCCATCGCCAACGACTCGCGTTTTGGCCTGGCTGGCGCGGTGGCTTCGGCCGATGCGGCCACCGCCTATGCCTTGGCCCGGCGTATTCGCGCCGGCAGCGTGTTCCTCAACGGCGGCAGCGGCGGCTTGCCCTACGCGCCCATTGGCGGTTTCAAACGCTCAGGCATCGGGCGTGAGTTCGGGCCCAACTGGCTGAAAGAGTTCACCCAGGAAAAATCGATTATCTACCCCATCGGGCGCTAG
- a CDS encoding GMC family oxidoreductase, whose product MSTVYDYIIIGAGSAGCVLANRLSADPSASVLLVESGPDHTSPLIAMPRGMGKLLSPGNPHVWHYQAERGQGMQSEQWLKGRAIGGSSSINGMVYVRGTPADYDGWEAQGCVGWGWADMGRQFVALEDHQLGKGTWRGVGGPLKVTVHPAGDALCDAVISAAGGLGVARTDDTNHVDSVGKGGFGYQPQTTWNGQRFSAAKAFLDPVRGRPNLTVMTGTSVQRIEFVGRRATAVQLSPGQAHVQVRREVLLCAGAIESPKLLQLSGIGPAELLGKLGIALVQDAPEVGRNLREHVYMAMQYRVTRGSFNHCFHGLGLLGALGQYFLRKSGPMTHAAHEAGGFIKTRPELEQPDAQIGVSLYSMNGDGNKIEIDKQPGLTIGGYFLRPQSQGELRIQSKDAAVPPLINANYLNAEIDRTSAIALFRWFRQLAAQPALKPFIVSELTPGAQVQSDEQILAAFRRFGQTAYHVSGTCRMGADSTSVLDPQLRVRGVEGLRVVDTSVMPCLVSGNTNAPAMAIAMRAAEMITGTLSGANAA is encoded by the coding sequence ATGAGCACTGTCTACGACTACATCATCATCGGCGCGGGCTCGGCCGGCTGCGTGCTGGCCAATCGTCTATCCGCCGACCCTTCGGCCTCGGTGCTGTTGGTCGAAAGTGGCCCGGACCACACCAGCCCCTTGATTGCCATGCCCCGGGGCATGGGCAAGTTGTTGAGCCCGGGCAACCCCCATGTGTGGCATTACCAGGCCGAGCGCGGCCAGGGCATGCAAAGCGAGCAATGGCTCAAGGGCCGGGCCATTGGGGGGTCCAGCTCGATCAACGGCATGGTCTACGTGCGCGGCACGCCGGCTGATTATGATGGCTGGGAGGCGCAGGGTTGCGTCGGCTGGGGCTGGGCCGACATGGGGCGCCAGTTCGTCGCGCTGGAAGATCACCAACTGGGCAAGGGCACGTGGCGCGGCGTGGGCGGGCCGTTGAAGGTCACCGTGCACCCGGCGGGCGACGCCTTGTGCGATGCGGTGATCAGCGCTGCGGGCGGGCTGGGCGTGGCCCGCACCGATGACACCAACCATGTCGATTCGGTAGGCAAAGGCGGCTTTGGCTACCAGCCGCAAACCACCTGGAACGGCCAGCGCTTCAGTGCGGCCAAGGCCTTTCTCGACCCGGTGCGCGGGCGGCCGAACCTGACGGTGATGACCGGCACGTCGGTGCAACGCATCGAATTTGTCGGCCGCCGTGCCACGGCGGTACAGCTCAGCCCCGGCCAGGCGCACGTGCAGGTACGCCGCGAAGTGCTGCTGTGCGCCGGGGCGATCGAGTCGCCCAAGCTGTTGCAATTGTCAGGCATCGGCCCGGCCGAGTTGCTTGGCAAGCTGGGTATTGCGCTGGTGCAGGACGCCCCCGAGGTGGGCCGTAATTTGCGTGAGCACGTGTACATGGCAATGCAGTACCGGGTGACCCGTGGCAGCTTCAACCATTGTTTTCATGGCTTGGGATTGCTGGGTGCGCTGGGCCAGTACTTTTTGCGCAAGAGCGGGCCCATGACCCATGCCGCCCACGAAGCCGGTGGCTTTATCAAGACCCGCCCGGAGCTTGAGCAGCCAGACGCGCAGATTGGCGTGAGCCTGTATTCCATGAACGGCGACGGCAACAAGATCGAAATCGACAAACAGCCGGGCCTGACCATCGGTGGCTATTTCCTGCGCCCGCAAAGCCAGGGTGAGCTGCGCATCCAATCGAAAGACGCCGCGGTGCCGCCACTGATCAACGCCAATTACCTGAATGCCGAGATCGATCGCACCTCGGCCATCGCCTTGTTCCGCTGGTTCCGCCAGTTGGCCGCACAGCCGGCGCTCAAGCCGTTCATCGTCAGTGAGCTGACGCCGGGGGCGCAGGTGCAAAGCGACGAGCAGATCCTGGCGGCCTTTCGCCGTTTCGGCCAAACCGCCTATCACGTCTCCGGCACCTGCCGCATGGGCGCCGACAGCACCTCGGTACTGGACCCACAGTTGCGCGTGCGCGGCGTGGAGGGCTTGCGGGTAGTGGACACCTCGGTCATGCCCTGCCTGGTGTCGGGCAACACCAACGCCCCGGCGATGGCCATCGCCATGCGCGCCGCGGAAATGATCACCGGCACCCTGTCAGGAGCAAACGCGGCATGA
- a CDS encoding TetR/AcrR family transcriptional regulator, protein MPHSAPAHKADQSCSSQRHLLRSQRTRDLLLDHMYRLALEKDYGEITVQDLLDRSGVARSTFYAHFRDKEDLIAAGYEIIGMPTTRVTEVQGDEREVLDVSTWLFGATERHAALTTSFFSGEGQRVVLAHLENILVVQVREHYRKQGMYSPAHLRDEVAVRSFVGALLGLWLWWVRHDYPGSAQDMTEAFDSLMNNGQWPAPGAPPE, encoded by the coding sequence ATGCCCCACTCCGCTCCCGCCCACAAGGCCGATCAATCGTGTTCAAGCCAGCGCCACCTGCTGCGCTCCCAGCGCACCCGTGATTTGCTGTTGGACCACATGTACCGCCTGGCCCTGGAGAAGGACTACGGCGAGATCACCGTGCAAGACCTGCTCGACCGATCGGGGGTGGCGCGCTCGACGTTTTATGCACACTTTCGCGACAAGGAAGACCTGATCGCGGCCGGTTACGAAATCATCGGCATGCCCACCACCCGGGTCACCGAGGTACAGGGCGACGAGCGGGAGGTGCTGGACGTTTCGACCTGGCTGTTTGGCGCCACCGAGCGGCATGCGGCGCTGACGACTTCGTTTTTCAGCGGCGAAGGCCAGCGGGTGGTACTCGCGCACCTGGAAAACATCCTGGTGGTGCAAGTGCGCGAACACTACCGCAAACAAGGGATGTATTCGCCCGCGCACCTGCGCGACGAAGTGGCGGTGCGCAGTTTTGTCGGGGCGCTGTTGGGGCTGTGGCTATGGTGGGTGCGACATGATTACCCGGGGTCGGCACAGGACATGACCGAGGCGTTCGACAGCCTGATGAATAACGGCCAATGGCCGGCGCCCGGCGCGCCGCCCGAGTGA
- a CDS encoding LysR family transcriptional regulator, with protein MTKGKDISMRQLRYFVAAADAGQFSQAALKVHVSQSAITAAVLQLEESLGVGLFDRMPHGVALTAEGNKFCQHARHILDTLQDALSEPLFLSHAMQGTVRVGASYTVLGYFLPALLARFKRSYPLVEIDLVDMDRLSIERAVSNGELDLGLTIVSNTPDLAGFAHHVLIRSRRQLWLASQHPLMQTPSINLQDVAGHAYILATLDEGDTSTLRYWESRGLAPKVAFRTSSMEALRGLVGHGFGVTILSDMLYRAWSLEGKKIEIRPLVDVIPPMELGLVWLPDCPMPAPAQAFRQFLIMACAS; from the coding sequence ATGACCAAGGGCAAAGATATTTCCATGCGCCAATTGCGCTATTTCGTTGCTGCCGCCGACGCGGGGCAGTTCTCCCAGGCCGCGCTCAAGGTGCACGTGTCACAGTCGGCGATCACCGCGGCGGTGCTGCAACTGGAGGAGTCGCTGGGCGTGGGCCTGTTCGACCGCATGCCCCATGGCGTCGCGTTGACGGCCGAGGGCAACAAGTTCTGCCAACATGCCCGGCACATCCTCGACACCCTGCAGGATGCGCTCAGCGAGCCGCTGTTTCTCAGCCACGCCATGCAAGGCACGGTGCGGGTAGGGGCGTCCTATACGGTGCTAGGCTACTTTTTGCCGGCGTTGCTGGCGCGCTTCAAGCGCAGCTACCCGCTGGTTGAAATCGACCTGGTAGACATGGACCGCCTGAGCATCGAGCGCGCGGTGAGCAATGGCGAGCTCGACCTGGGCCTGACCATCGTGTCCAACACCCCGGACCTGGCAGGGTTTGCCCACCACGTGCTGATTCGCTCGCGTCGCCAGCTGTGGCTGGCCAGCCAGCACCCGCTGATGCAAACCCCCTCGATCAACTTGCAGGACGTGGCCGGGCACGCCTATATCCTGGCTACGCTGGATGAGGGCGACACCTCGACATTGCGCTATTGGGAGTCGCGCGGGTTGGCGCCCAAGGTGGCGTTTCGCACCTCGTCCATGGAGGCGCTGCGCGGGTTGGTGGGCCATGGGTTCGGGGTCACGATCCTCTCGGACATGCTGTACCGGGCCTGGTCGCTGGAGGGCAAGAAAATCGAGATCCGCCCGTTGGTGGACGTGATCCCGCCCATGGAGCTGGGCCTGGTCTGGTTGCCGGACTGCCCGATGCCGGCGCCTGCGCAGGCATTCCGGCAGTTCCTGATCATGGCGTGCGCGTCCTAG
- a CDS encoding helix-turn-helix transcriptional regulator — protein sequence MNAIQYSEYDCEDSGLFLTEASVAKQGFDIRIEHAQWSNSGTALIETGDSCLLRLMLPASGHANPNLGSFAHPRRQAFHPLGKLLFIPHDTQFHLRHDACAQKALVCVFDPATLGALGCFRWDWQDNVDESMLNLKSHYLQASLLRLAEEVAQPGFASELQTECLLTSIALDLRREYIDAPGADPAPGGEKLSPTQLKFLREQFDAMGEQSGALQRLAQACDMPLRALSSRCKNTTGMTLRRYAAHCRLQTAMALLADRTLLVKQVAYQAGFNNAAAFGAAFRKELGVTPEAFRRQRLR from the coding sequence ATGAACGCGATCCAGTACAGCGAATACGACTGCGAAGACTCGGGCCTTTTCCTGACCGAGGCGTCGGTGGCCAAACAGGGCTTCGACATCCGCATCGAGCACGCCCAGTGGTCCAATAGCGGCACTGCCCTGATCGAAACCGGCGACAGTTGCCTGCTGCGCCTGATGTTGCCCGCCAGCGGCCATGCCAACCCCAACCTGGGCAGTTTTGCCCACCCGCGCAGGCAGGCGTTCCACCCCCTGGGCAAACTGCTGTTCATCCCCCACGACACCCAGTTCCACCTGCGCCACGACGCTTGCGCGCAAAAGGCCTTGGTGTGCGTTTTCGACCCCGCCACCTTGGGTGCGCTGGGCTGCTTTCGCTGGGACTGGCAAGACAATGTCGATGAATCCATGCTCAACCTCAAAAGCCACTACCTGCAGGCCTCCTTGCTGCGCTTGGCCGAAGAGGTGGCCCAACCGGGCTTTGCCAGCGAATTGCAAACCGAATGCCTACTGACCAGCATCGCCCTGGACCTGCGCCGCGAATACATCGACGCCCCCGGTGCCGACCCCGCGCCAGGCGGCGAAAAACTCAGCCCCACGCAACTCAAGTTCCTGCGCGAACAGTTCGATGCCATGGGCGAGCAAAGCGGCGCGTTGCAGCGCCTGGCGCAGGCCTGTGACATGCCATTGCGCGCCCTGTCCAGCCGCTGCAAGAACACCACCGGCATGACCCTGCGCCGTTACGCCGCGCACTGCCGGCTGCAAACGGCCATGGCATTGCTGGCCGACCGCACCTTGCTGGTCAAGCAGGTGGCTTACCAGGCCGGCTTCAACAACGCCGCCGCATTCGGTGCCGCCTTTCGCAAGGAACTGGGCGTCACGCCCGAGGCGTTCCGCCGCCAACGCCTGCGCTGA
- a CDS encoding quinone oxidoreductase family protein has product MRAAIISERNAPPVVGEFRDPQPQEGAVLIDVDTAGLGGWDVLGAYRLGVEYPCVIRGEGVGRAPDGRRVYFGERSVLPFGAWAERTLVPQAEVWNVPEEVDDKTAISMGIAATGAIVPLEKAQIQKGEKVLVLGATGTLGQIALQLARGMGAGKVVGAARSGEALGRLKSRGIADEVVTLGGSDDVGALKEAADGGFDVVLDLVCGQPMLTSLKATNWGARIMTIGTGAGRQLNLDIADLLFRNLSCIGTGQRPPADREQIWLRLLKIAREQQIQVDYLDFTLDQAAQAWAAQVSGPHAKITATIGR; this is encoded by the coding sequence ATGCGTGCAGCCATCATTAGCGAGCGTAATGCACCGCCCGTCGTGGGCGAGTTTCGCGACCCGCAGCCCCAGGAGGGCGCGGTACTGATCGACGTCGATACCGCAGGCCTGGGCGGCTGGGACGTATTGGGCGCCTACCGCCTGGGTGTCGAATACCCCTGTGTGATCCGCGGCGAAGGCGTGGGCCGCGCGCCCGATGGGCGCCGGGTGTATTTCGGCGAGCGCTCGGTGCTGCCGTTCGGTGCCTGGGCAGAGCGTACCCTGGTGCCCCAGGCCGAAGTCTGGAACGTGCCGGAGGAGGTCGATGACAAAACCGCCATCAGCATGGGCATCGCCGCGACGGGCGCCATCGTGCCGCTGGAGAAAGCCCAGATCCAGAAGGGTGAAAAAGTGTTGGTACTGGGCGCCACGGGCACCCTCGGCCAGATCGCCTTGCAACTGGCACGTGGCATGGGCGCCGGCAAGGTAGTGGGGGCCGCGCGTTCCGGCGAGGCCCTGGGCCGCCTGAAGTCGCGGGGCATTGCCGACGAGGTGGTGACCCTGGGCGGCAGCGATGACGTGGGCGCTCTGAAGGAGGCGGCCGATGGCGGTTTTGACGTGGTGCTCGACCTGGTGTGTGGCCAGCCGATGCTGACGTCCTTGAAAGCCACCAATTGGGGGGCGCGCATCATGACCATCGGCACCGGCGCCGGGCGCCAGTTGAACCTGGACATCGCCGACCTGCTGTTTCGCAACCTGTCCTGCATCGGCACTGGCCAGCGCCCGCCGGCCGACCGCGAGCAGATCTGGCTGCGCTTGCTGAAAATCGCCAGGGAACAGCAGATCCAGGTGGACTACCTGGACTTCACCCTCGACCAGGCTGCGCAAGCGTGGGCGGCCCAGGTGAGTGGGCCCCATGCGAAAATCACCGCCACGATCGGCCGATAG
- a CDS encoding MFS transporter has translation MKGLDTAEFKRGWRVLVLALVGVATSSSSLLLYSFSSMVIPLQNAMGWDRAQLQVAISALSLGTIVASQLAGWLNLRHGLRRVTWVSLLALCLSMWALTGINGSIWSLYLGFFLVPLAGLGTLQVTWSHLVNLWFEENRGLALAIILSGSGLAAIGLPLLTAWAVGRWNWQAGFFALGLLPVVLALPLTLRWLLPAAGAPGHRAAAPVGAAPANGLRLGEALRSWRFWVCNLSMTLVVSCVVGMVTNIVPLLQDRGLSALQASQVFSSFGISLILGRLLVGYLIDRLWAPAVASLALLMPAFACAIFTFGASTIALYTLATLLVGVGAGAEFDIAAFLIARYFGMRDYGRLFGAHLGLVTAGAAIAPLLFALLYKNTGGYSAMLLFCGVCFVVGPLLLLTLGGYPRFQGQGLPAS, from the coding sequence ATGAAAGGTTTGGACACTGCAGAATTCAAACGTGGCTGGCGGGTGTTGGTGCTGGCCCTGGTCGGCGTGGCGACCAGCTCCAGCTCGTTGCTGCTGTACAGCTTCAGCTCGATGGTCATCCCCTTGCAGAACGCCATGGGCTGGGACCGGGCGCAATTGCAGGTGGCGATCAGCGCGTTGTCGCTGGGCACCATCGTCGCCTCGCAATTGGCCGGCTGGCTCAACCTTCGCCATGGCTTGCGCCGTGTCACTTGGGTTTCCCTGTTGGCGCTGTGCCTGAGCATGTGGGCGTTGACCGGCATCAACGGCTCGATCTGGAGCCTGTACCTGGGCTTTTTCCTGGTGCCGCTGGCAGGGCTGGGCACGTTGCAGGTGACCTGGTCGCACTTGGTCAACCTGTGGTTCGAGGAAAACCGCGGGCTGGCACTGGCAATCATCCTCAGTGGCTCGGGCCTGGCGGCCATCGGCTTGCCATTGCTCACCGCGTGGGCGGTGGGCCGCTGGAACTGGCAGGCAGGCTTTTTCGCCCTGGGGCTGTTGCCGGTGGTCCTGGCCTTGCCACTGACGCTGCGCTGGCTGCTGCCCGCCGCCGGCGCCCCTGGCCATCGCGCCGCCGCGCCGGTTGGCGCAGCACCGGCAAATGGGCTGCGCCTGGGTGAGGCGTTGCGTTCATGGCGCTTCTGGGTATGCAACCTGTCGATGACCCTGGTGGTGTCGTGTGTGGTGGGCATGGTGACCAACATCGTGCCGTTGCTTCAGGACCGTGGCCTCAGTGCACTGCAGGCCAGCCAGGTGTTCAGCAGCTTTGGCATCTCGCTGATCCTCGGCCGGCTGCTGGTGGGCTACCTGATCGACCGGCTGTGGGCGCCTGCCGTGGCGTCGCTGGCGCTGCTGATGCCGGCCTTTGCCTGCGCCATTTTCACCTTCGGCGCCTCGACCATCGCCCTGTACACCCTGGCCACGCTGCTGGTGGGCGTGGGGGCGGGTGCCGAGTTCGACATCGCCGCTTTTTTGATCGCGCGCTACTTTGGTATGCGCGATTACGGCCGGCTGTTTGGGGCGCACCTGGGGCTGGTGACGGCTGGCGCGGCAATCGCGCCACTGCTGTTTGCACTGCTGTACAAGAACACCGGCGGCTATTCGGCGATGCTGCTGTTTTGCGGCGTGTGTTTTGTCGTCGGGCCGTTGCTGTTGCTGACGTTGGGCGGTTACCCGCGCTTCCAGGGCCAAGGGCTGCCTGCCTCGTGA
- a CDS encoding SDR family NAD(P)-dependent oxidoreductase yields MTDPDFLHRYGPWAVIAGASHGVGAAFAHLLAARGLNCVLVARRGDALAQLQHQLEQQYAVQVLLVTQDLARPDACDQLVAAIGTRQVGLFVYNAGGDPYITRFLATPADDWDALLTLNSQTVMRCSHAFGGAMVARGRGGLLLVGSQAALGGIRKLAMYSATKGFALNLGEALWAEWKDLGVDVLNLLIGTVDTPTMREAMVKLNIPDALTMALPKAQELAQWALQELGNGPTLIHPQDTLAHPPGQARRAQVLNKSAEAAVFIGND; encoded by the coding sequence ATGACTGATCCGGATTTCCTCCACCGCTATGGCCCTTGGGCCGTGATCGCCGGCGCCTCCCACGGCGTGGGCGCAGCCTTTGCCCACTTGCTGGCGGCCCGTGGCCTGAACTGCGTGCTGGTGGCACGCCGTGGCGACGCGCTGGCCCAGTTGCAACACCAGCTGGAGCAGCAATACGCTGTCCAGGTGCTGCTGGTGACCCAGGACCTGGCTCGCCCAGACGCCTGTGACCAATTGGTGGCGGCCATCGGCACGCGGCAGGTCGGGCTGTTTGTGTACAACGCCGGTGGCGACCCCTACATCACCCGTTTTTTGGCAACCCCGGCCGACGATTGGGACGCCTTGCTCACCCTCAACAGCCAGACGGTGATGCGCTGCAGCCACGCCTTTGGCGGTGCAATGGTGGCGCGCGGGCGCGGCGGCCTGCTGTTAGTGGGCTCCCAGGCGGCGTTGGGCGGTATCCGCAAACTGGCGATGTACAGCGCCACCAAGGGTTTCGCGCTGAACTTGGGCGAAGCACTGTGGGCGGAGTGGAAAGACCTGGGGGTGGATGTGCTCAACCTGCTGATCGGCACCGTGGACACCCCCACCATGCGCGAGGCCATGGTCAAGCTGAACATCCCCGACGCGCTGACCATGGCCCTGCCCAAGGCCCAGGAGTTGGCGCAGTGGGCGCTGCAGGAACTGGGCAATGGCCCGACGCTGATCCACCCCCAGGACACCCTGGCCCATCCCCCCGGCCAGGCTCGACGCGCGCAGGTGCTGAACAAGAGCGCCGAAGCCGCCGTGTTTATTGGCAACGATTGA
- a CDS encoding phosphotransferase family protein: MQVTPDCTADPVEAKLRAFVEGLLGGQVTAMQRLLRWRPAWNLELQRGDQTLQLHIRGERGGDVSPFPELAREADILTLLGEQGVPVPHIYGLCEDPKAIVMQRVPGSRDVRTAKDDAQRHDVARQWVQAMARMHQLPLQPFVEQGIELPRSAQDIALAGLHAYYPLYARNKTRAQPLAEFAVGWLRRHVPQHRTQPGFVQYDSGQFLFENGQVLGLYDFEFAMIGDPLADLASARMRDNYEPLGDSFAALYRHYQALTGEPADADVVRYHTVLFATVSTLQFSASVATPQPGDPHDTYVEFDLALRRVVVHALAEAMGVALEVPSLVIAERGPNAHLLTMLADALAHVEVASEFQQTKLAAASKLVEYLGCGDAMELQLRQQELQEAQTLLGRTFEDYSEIEPALEAFVKQAGPEHDVPLLRLFMAQVERRVRVYGNTAIGASARHIDLPPVA; encoded by the coding sequence ATGCAAGTAACCCCCGATTGTACCGCTGACCCGGTCGAGGCCAAATTGCGCGCCTTCGTCGAAGGCCTACTGGGCGGCCAGGTCACTGCCATGCAGCGCCTGCTGCGCTGGCGCCCGGCCTGGAACCTTGAGCTGCAACGCGGCGACCAAACCCTGCAACTGCATATCCGTGGCGAGCGTGGCGGCGACGTCAGCCCGTTTCCGGAGCTTGCCCGCGAGGCCGACATCCTGACCCTGCTCGGCGAGCAAGGGGTGCCGGTACCGCACATCTACGGCCTGTGCGAAGACCCCAAGGCCATCGTGATGCAGCGGGTGCCCGGCAGCCGCGACGTGCGCACCGCCAAGGACGATGCGCAGCGCCACGACGTGGCCCGCCAGTGGGTGCAGGCCATGGCGCGCATGCATCAACTGCCGTTGCAGCCCTTCGTCGAGCAGGGCATCGAGTTGCCGCGCAGTGCCCAGGACATCGCCTTGGCGGGGCTGCACGCCTACTACCCGCTGTACGCACGCAACAAGACCCGTGCCCAGCCCCTGGCCGAGTTCGCCGTGGGCTGGCTGCGCCGCCATGTGCCGCAGCATCGCACCCAGCCAGGTTTCGTGCAGTACGACTCGGGGCAGTTCCTGTTCGAAAACGGCCAGGTGCTGGGGCTGTACGACTTCGAGTTCGCGATGATCGGCGATCCCCTGGCCGACCTGGCGTCGGCGCGTATGCGCGACAACTACGAACCCCTGGGGGACAGTTTTGCCGCCCTGTACCGCCATTACCAGGCGCTGACCGGCGAGCCGGCCGACGCCGACGTGGTGCGCTACCACACCGTGCTGTTCGCCACCGTCAGCACCTTGCAGTTCTCGGCCTCGGTGGCCACCCCGCAGCCGGGCGACCCGCACGACACCTATGTCGAATTCGACCTGGCGCTGCGCCGGGTCGTGGTGCATGCACTGGCCGAAGCCATGGGCGTAGCCCTGGAGGTGCCGAGCCTGGTGATCGCCGAGCGTGGCCCCAATGCCCACCTGCTCACCATGCTCGCCGATGCCCTGGCCCACGTCGAGGTCGCCAGCGAGTTCCAGCAAACCAAGCTGGCCGCTGCCAGCAAGCTGGTGGAGTACCTGGGCTGCGGCGATGCCATGGAACTGCAGTTGCGCCAGCAGGAGCTGCAGGAGGCGCAAACCTTGTTGGGCCGCACGTTTGAGGACTACAGCGAGATAGAGCCGGCACTGGAAGCCTTCGTCAAACAGGCTGGGCCGGAACACGACGTGCCGCTGCTGCGCCTGTTCATGGCCCAGGTCGAACGCCGCGTACGGGTTTACGGCAATACCGCCATCGGCGCCTCCGCGCGCCATATCGACCTGCCACCTGTGGCTTGA
- a CDS encoding nuclear transport factor 2 family protein, translated as MALPQEQLVLDMLAAWGDGSPGCRPDIERIMAAFAEQVVWQLWVPGGPVIRGRAALRQEIERQMSYVTHNLCTTRQIVSSARVVMTERDDYCVNNGVPMPHSMVAVYELDEQGLICAWREYLDTADLARKKGVALAEVGGPNTGVTGAN; from the coding sequence ATGGCTTTGCCGCAGGAGCAACTGGTTCTCGACATGCTGGCCGCCTGGGGCGACGGCTCGCCCGGCTGCCGCCCGGACATCGAACGCATCATGGCCGCCTTCGCCGAGCAGGTGGTATGGCAATTATGGGTGCCCGGCGGCCCGGTTATCCGGGGGCGTGCGGCGTTGCGCCAGGAGATCGAACGGCAGATGAGCTACGTCACCCACAACCTGTGCACCACCCGCCAGATCGTTTCGTCGGCGCGGGTGGTGATGACCGAGCGCGATGACTACTGCGTCAACAATGGCGTGCCCATGCCGCACTCGATGGTGGCGGTGTACGAATTGGATGAACAGGGCTTGATCTGCGCCTGGCGCGAATACCTCGACACCGCGGACCTGGCCAGGAAAAAGGGCGTGGCGCTGGCAGAGGTCGGCGGCCCGAACACTGGCGTCACCGGCGCCAATTGA